A single genomic interval of Leptospira montravelensis harbors:
- a CDS encoding PilZ domain-containing protein — MESERRLPRISPGDFSGFEVQLDLEGITLFGKLGNISEEGLCFLGEDDLLSDEIESQVLGSIVWAKGTKRMFFEGTIIWTQTSKIKNVVYYIAGIQFLERLNLNDSMLARSLEIK, encoded by the coding sequence ATGGAAAGTGAGCGCAGGCTTCCAAGAATATCTCCAGGTGACTTTTCTGGGTTTGAGGTACAATTGGATTTGGAAGGGATCACTTTGTTCGGAAAGTTGGGGAATATTTCGGAAGAAGGTCTTTGTTTTTTAGGCGAAGATGACTTACTTAGCGACGAAATCGAGTCCCAAGTTTTAGGCAGCATCGTTTGGGCAAAAGGTACTAAGCGTATGTTTTTTGAAGGTACAATTATTTGGACCCAAACTTCTAAAATTAAAAATGTAGTTTATTATATTGCAGGAATCCAGTTTTTAGAAAGGCTCAATCTAAATGATTCTATGCTTGCGCGTAGTTTGGAGATCAAATGA
- a CDS encoding DUF3332 family protein: MKKILKATVVGLLSFGLLSNCFGKFGAVKAVYSFNGNIQIGSGKVAGFFRSLLMIFPLYFAYGIGSFLDIVVFNLIEFWTDKNPIAMAEYDFDGKLVKEYNHEGQTITLTYTEWGKVMKMEAPGQKGMEAIYFLKDRPEKAFRQVNGKYVEIIQTSGPILPPPGVKHI, encoded by the coding sequence ATGAAAAAAATATTAAAAGCTACCGTTGTAGGGCTTTTGTCCTTCGGTCTATTGTCGAATTGTTTTGGAAAATTTGGAGCAGTAAAAGCAGTTTATTCTTTCAATGGAAATATCCAAATTGGAAGTGGAAAAGTTGCGGGATTCTTTCGTTCCCTTCTTATGATTTTCCCTCTTTATTTTGCATACGGAATCGGAAGTTTCTTAGACATCGTAGTGTTCAACTTAATCGAATTCTGGACTGATAAAAACCCAATTGCTATGGCTGAGTATGACTTTGATGGAAAGTTAGTCAAAGAATACAATCATGAAGGACAAACCATCACTCTTACTTACACTGAATGGGGGAAAGTTATGAAAATGGAAGCTCCAGGACAAAAAGGAATGGAAGCAATTTATTTCTTAAAAGATCGACCTGAAAAAGCATTCCGCCAAGTAAACGGAAAGTATGTAGAAATCATCCAAACAAGTGGACCAATCCTTCCTCCTCCAGGTGTAAAACATATCTAA
- a CDS encoding MBOAT family O-acyltransferase codes for MIFSDFEYFVFFLFVFFTVWYVFPSLFSNQSKETRILHIFLLVSSYFFYMSWDYRFGALILLSTAIDYYVGLRLASESREKVRYYLLLFSLITNLVFILGFFKYYNFIVTSMNAVTNPLFGGDAMPVLNIILPAGISFFTFQSLSYTIDVYRKEIPAETDFIRFALFVSFFPQLVAGPIVTARTFMPQLYTPKKLEDIEFRVAIRFFMLGYFKKAVLSDMVAPTIDTIYADPSGHHAYALLIAAALGGIQVYLDFSGYSDMAIGSAMLLGYKLPTNFNLPFLATSVSGFWRRWHMTLNSWLRDYIYIPMGGSRVTSVRRKFNLWFTMFVSGVWHGAQWTFVFWGSLNGVFYVLEEIWKEWFPDKISEQENKNWYRFPLWLFQNILNSSIFFLGAVFFRSLTWENAWIHIQGIFTFQAGQIRPYMWKDFLWIIGFLYLGHIIGYFIFEKGKGKQIPASLEFALYPILFLVLNLATPENSVPFIYFQF; via the coding sequence TTGATCTTTTCTGATTTTGAATACTTTGTCTTCTTTCTCTTTGTTTTCTTTACGGTATGGTACGTATTTCCTTCCCTTTTTTCGAATCAATCTAAAGAAACGCGAATCCTACATATTTTTCTACTCGTCAGTAGTTATTTCTTTTACATGTCGTGGGATTACCGATTTGGTGCTCTGATTTTACTTTCCACAGCCATTGATTATTACGTAGGGCTTAGGCTTGCCTCCGAATCTAGAGAAAAAGTAAGATACTATCTTTTACTTTTTAGTTTAATCACAAACTTAGTTTTTATTTTAGGATTTTTTAAGTATTACAATTTTATTGTTACATCTATGAATGCGGTCACCAATCCCTTGTTTGGTGGTGATGCAATGCCAGTTTTAAACATCATTTTACCAGCAGGAATTTCGTTTTTTACATTCCAGTCTTTATCTTATACCATAGATGTTTATCGAAAAGAAATTCCGGCTGAAACTGATTTTATTCGTTTTGCATTATTTGTGAGTTTTTTTCCACAACTAGTGGCAGGTCCAATTGTGACGGCAAGAACCTTTATGCCGCAATTGTATACTCCAAAAAAATTAGAAGACATTGAATTTCGAGTCGCAATTCGATTTTTTATGTTAGGTTATTTTAAAAAAGCAGTTTTGTCAGATATGGTAGCACCAACCATCGACACAATTTATGCAGATCCATCTGGGCATCACGCCTACGCTTTGTTAATTGCCGCAGCTCTAGGTGGGATCCAAGTGTATTTAGATTTTAGTGGTTATTCTGATATGGCCATTGGAAGTGCAATGTTACTGGGATACAAACTTCCTACAAACTTCAACTTACCTTTTTTGGCGACATCTGTTTCTGGGTTTTGGCGCCGTTGGCATATGACATTAAATTCCTGGTTAAGGGATTATATTTATATTCCTATGGGTGGAAGTCGGGTAACATCAGTAAGACGAAAGTTCAACCTTTGGTTTACCATGTTTGTGAGCGGGGTTTGGCACGGGGCACAGTGGACCTTTGTTTTTTGGGGTTCGCTGAACGGGGTTTTTTATGTTTTGGAAGAAATTTGGAAGGAATGGTTTCCTGACAAAATTAGTGAGCAAGAAAACAAAAATTGGTATAGGTTTCCTCTCTGGCTCTTTCAGAATATTCTGAATAGCTCCATTTTCTTTTTGGGGGCAGTTTTTTTTAGGTCTCTCACTTGGGAAAATGCTTGGATCCACATCCAGGGTATTTTCACTTTTCAAGCCGGGCAAATTAGGCCTTATATGTGGAAAGATTTCCTTTGGATCATTGGCTTTTTGTATTTGGGCCATATCATAGGGTATTTTATCTTTGAAAAGGGAAAAGGCAAACAAATCCCCGCCAGTTTGGAGTTTGCCCTGTATCCGATTCTCTTTCTTGTCTTAAATTTAGCTACACCAGAAAATTCCGTTCCGTTCATTTACTTTCAGTTCTAA
- a CDS encoding response regulator: MRIPKICVIDDDKIYQFTTKKIISNAGIKEEVLIFSDAENALEFFHKEMENKDQLPDIIFLDINMPFMDGWQFLDAFGEIFPQFPKTIEVFLVSSSVDEADTDRAAKIPIISGYIFKPFTKEKLLDSLSHFQS; this comes from the coding sequence ATGAGAATTCCCAAAATTTGTGTGATTGATGATGATAAAATTTATCAGTTCACCACTAAAAAAATCATCTCCAATGCCGGGATCAAAGAAGAAGTATTAATTTTTTCCGATGCGGAAAACGCATTAGAATTTTTTCACAAGGAAATGGAAAACAAAGACCAACTTCCCGATATCATTTTTCTGGATATCAATATGCCATTTATGGATGGTTGGCAATTTTTAGATGCCTTCGGAGAAATTTTTCCCCAGTTTCCAAAAACCATCGAAGTGTTTCTTGTCAGCTCCTCTGTAGACGAAGCTGATACAGATCGGGCAGCAAAAATTCCAATCATCTCAGGATATATCTTCAAACCTTTTACCAAGGAAAAACTTTTGGATTCCTTGTCCCACTTCCAATCTTAG
- a CDS encoding PAS domain-containing sensor histidine kinase, with product MGLPDSEILHLVTSISRELVCLHESDGTYIYISPNSEKIIGYKPEELVGKNPYDYFHPDERRLIQERSHQPLLRGDENIHTTFRYLHKNGNYIWLQSDNRLTIHPTTGIKYLHTSSRDISEKIDTEANLALSERRFNTLFHDSPIGLVLTGKHGYIDEANDAFAKFLGYKSFEIIGKHFSEISADEELEENLKFRDEVQKGIIDNYSIEKQYLHKSGKKVWAYITVTVLRDELGHPIHYLAQIVDINERKKTEKLLLENNDRLRAITNSLLTQNKQLQAYNQIISHHLRAPVSNLRSLLDLMKVTDNLTEIREFENHLEEVTGTLETVLSELISTLRIQNPNNYKPEPVKVGQSFFNVTELLKGELKTKEVEIQSDFSGGETIYFSKEYLDTIFLHLLSNSIRYSHPERKLRISVESFQIGSQTAISFSDNGTGIDLERYGDQIFQLKKTFHRHISGKGLGLFLIKYKIESAGGRIEVRSKPGEGATFLMYFPDGSDSL from the coding sequence GTGGGACTTCCCGATTCTGAGATACTACACTTAGTAACTTCCATTAGCCGAGAATTGGTTTGTCTACACGAATCCGACGGAACTTACATATATATAAGTCCCAATTCAGAAAAAATTATAGGATATAAGCCCGAAGAACTAGTTGGCAAAAATCCTTACGATTATTTCCACCCAGATGAAAGAAGACTCATCCAGGAAAGATCTCACCAACCTCTACTCCGTGGTGACGAGAACATTCACACTACTTTTCGTTATTTACATAAAAACGGAAACTATATCTGGCTACAGTCTGACAATCGTTTAACGATACATCCCACAACAGGAATCAAATATTTACATACCTCATCGCGTGATATATCAGAAAAAATTGATACAGAAGCAAATTTAGCACTTTCAGAACGTAGATTCAATACATTATTCCATGACTCTCCCATTGGGCTTGTACTGACAGGAAAACATGGCTATATAGATGAAGCTAACGATGCCTTTGCCAAATTTTTAGGTTATAAAAGTTTTGAAATCATAGGAAAACATTTTTCAGAAATAAGCGCCGACGAAGAACTTGAAGAAAATTTAAAATTTAGAGATGAAGTTCAAAAAGGTATTATCGACAACTATTCGATTGAAAAACAATACCTTCATAAATCAGGAAAAAAAGTTTGGGCCTATATTACGGTGACTGTTTTACGTGATGAATTGGGACACCCTATTCATTATCTTGCACAAATCGTTGATATCAATGAAAGAAAAAAAACAGAAAAACTACTCCTAGAAAATAATGACCGATTGCGGGCCATAACCAATTCTCTTTTAACACAAAACAAACAACTACAAGCTTACAACCAAATCATTTCACATCATTTACGCGCTCCCGTAAGTAATTTAAGAAGCCTTCTTGATTTAATGAAAGTGACAGACAACCTCACAGAAATTAGAGAATTTGAAAATCATTTAGAAGAGGTCACGGGAACTTTAGAAACCGTCCTCTCTGAACTTATCTCTACATTACGAATTCAAAATCCGAACAATTACAAACCTGAACCTGTCAAAGTCGGCCAATCCTTTTTCAATGTGACCGAACTTCTGAAAGGAGAACTGAAAACCAAAGAGGTGGAAATCCAATCCGATTTTTCGGGAGGAGAGACCATATACTTTTCCAAAGAGTATCTAGATACGATTTTCCTGCATTTACTCAGCAATTCGATCCGGTATTCCCACCCAGAAAGAAAATTACGTATTTCCGTAGAATCCTTTCAAATTGGATCACAAACCGCCATTTCTTTTTCGGATAATGGAACGGGGATCGATTTAGAGCGCTATGGTGATCAAATTTTTCAGTTAAAGAAAACTTTTCATCGTCATATCAGTGGTAAAGGACTCGGGTTGTTTTTAATTAAATACAAAATTGAATCAGCAGGTGGTAGGATTGAGGTACGCTCTAAACCAGGCGAGGGTGCCACTTTCCTTATGTACTTTCCCGATGGGAGTGATTCCTTATGA
- a CDS encoding nucleoside-diphosphate sugar epimerase, producing the protein MKILLLGGTGLIGKQVLLSLVFYPQIKKVIVWARNSQSASNPNVPIEVVKVSWEDFQSGKVSLPDGLDAVFCCLGTTINKAGSQEKFKEIDYDYPLLAAKQAKEKNVPGFYIITAMGSDAKSTIFYNRVKGEIETELRKLQFSFLGIFRPSLLIGEREEVRIGEKVGEVLGNLIPFGLLGLKKFKPIPGEYVAKSMIYSLLHDKPKPGSTPQVKVYENDVLWEIGKDHSF; encoded by the coding sequence ATGAAAATTTTACTTTTGGGTGGCACAGGTCTTATCGGTAAACAAGTGTTACTCTCTCTTGTTTTTTATCCACAAATCAAAAAGGTAATTGTTTGGGCGAGAAACTCTCAGTCTGCATCCAATCCCAATGTCCCCATTGAAGTAGTCAAAGTTAGTTGGGAAGATTTTCAATCGGGAAAAGTTTCCCTTCCTGATGGTTTGGATGCAGTATTTTGTTGTTTGGGTACAACGATTAATAAAGCAGGAAGCCAGGAAAAGTTCAAAGAAATCGATTACGATTATCCTCTCCTTGCTGCAAAACAAGCTAAGGAAAAAAATGTTCCAGGATTCTACATCATCACCGCAATGGGATCGGATGCTAAATCGACTATTTTTTATAACCGAGTGAAAGGAGAAATTGAAACAGAACTTCGTAAGTTACAATTTTCCTTCCTTGGAATTTTTAGACCATCGCTTCTGATTGGAGAAAGAGAAGAAGTTAGGATTGGCGAAAAAGTAGGGGAAGTTCTTGGAAACCTGATCCCTTTTGGGCTTCTGGGCTTAAAAAAATTCAAACCTATTCCTGGCGAATACGTTGCCAAATCTATGATTTATTCTTTGTTACACGATAAACCGAAACCAGGATCCACTCCACAAGTAAAAGTATATGAAAACGATGTCCTTTGGGAGATCGGTAAGGACCATTCTTTTTGA
- a CDS encoding adenylate/guanylate cyclase domain-containing protein, which translates to MKKFLFVVILLHFSCLSEERNVKAEAQKGFLDLSKHSFVSEPFVSLNGEWKFFWNTAPSQIKETDSDLFLNLPKHWNGFPMNYGSLGGFGHASFRIKLKLNDNLQETMALTVPEQDTSYAIYVNGKYLGGAGKPGPNLNEYIPEVKSTIVVLPQTSEITIDLYIANYVHRKGGIWNDVVISSYNKAESRLTKRKINETMLSSVFSFVGIFFFVMYFYNRDGKHTIGIFLFSTAVLLRTISTGERILIEFVDVPYWVLLRLEYLSWYWSAPLLYHYFYTIFPEDFSKKMGTFFYTLSSILTIGLLLPPIYFTETASIYPIAFVANGIIIFVYLIRAYMKKRMESKPLLFGMLLVLIAATNDVLHAESYIRTTYVAPASVVIFVFLQVITFGRMVRQTMTKTLEFAQEQKQLSSSFSRFVPTEFLYHLGKSDIRYVDLGDQVQKRMTILFADIRSFTEFSETLTPKENFDFLNSYLQRVGPIIRHNNGFIDKFIGDAVMALFPYDINDAVKAAVEMQDAIRIYNGHRANCGYIPIEVGIGIHTGNLTLGILGEHKRMEGTVISDAVNLASRIEGITKLFSSRIVISADTFIEASEGLGYHYRLLDRVAIKGKTDSVFVVEVLDGYEPEKAARLIAIKDDYTLALDAFRREDFEEAIYGFSKLLDKNPDDSVSRLFLDRCHEAKEKTKMELGS; encoded by the coding sequence ATGAAAAAGTTCCTTTTTGTTGTTATATTACTACACTTCAGTTGTCTTTCCGAGGAAAGGAATGTAAAAGCGGAAGCACAAAAAGGGTTTTTAGATCTTAGCAAACATTCCTTTGTTAGCGAACCATTCGTATCATTAAATGGAGAATGGAAGTTCTTTTGGAATACCGCACCTTCACAAATTAAAGAAACAGATTCCGATTTATTTCTTAACCTCCCTAAACATTGGAATGGATTCCCAATGAATTATGGCTCTCTGGGTGGTTTTGGTCATGCCAGCTTCAGAATCAAACTAAAGTTAAATGACAATCTTCAAGAAACAATGGCTTTAACTGTCCCTGAACAGGACACTTCTTACGCTATTTATGTTAATGGTAAATACTTAGGTGGAGCTGGAAAACCAGGCCCAAATCTAAACGAATACATTCCCGAAGTGAAATCCACTATCGTTGTATTACCTCAAACTTCAGAAATCACCATCGACCTTTACATCGCCAATTATGTACATAGGAAAGGAGGAATCTGGAATGATGTTGTAATTTCTTCATACAATAAAGCAGAAAGTCGACTCACCAAACGAAAGATCAACGAAACCATGTTGTCTTCAGTCTTTTCCTTTGTGGGAATTTTCTTTTTTGTAATGTATTTCTACAATCGAGATGGAAAACATACTATAGGAATCTTTTTATTCTCAACTGCCGTGCTTTTGAGAACCATATCGACTGGGGAAAGAATTTTAATTGAATTTGTGGATGTTCCTTATTGGGTTCTACTACGATTAGAATATCTTTCTTGGTACTGGTCTGCACCGTTACTTTATCATTATTTTTATACGATATTTCCAGAAGACTTCTCCAAAAAAATGGGAACCTTCTTTTACACCCTTTCTTCCATCTTAACGATTGGTCTTTTGTTACCCCCAATTTATTTTACAGAAACTGCTTCTATTTATCCGATTGCATTTGTAGCCAACGGTATTATTATTTTCGTTTACTTGATTCGTGCATACATGAAAAAACGAATGGAATCAAAACCTTTATTATTCGGAATGTTATTAGTTTTGATTGCTGCTACTAACGATGTTTTACATGCAGAGTCTTACATTCGTACTACCTACGTCGCCCCTGCAAGTGTCGTAATATTTGTTTTTTTGCAAGTCATTACTTTTGGACGAATGGTTCGCCAAACCATGACAAAAACATTGGAATTTGCGCAGGAGCAAAAACAACTCAGCAGTTCTTTCAGTCGTTTTGTTCCCACAGAATTTTTATATCACCTAGGAAAATCTGACATACGTTATGTGGACTTAGGAGACCAAGTACAGAAGCGAATGACCATATTATTTGCTGATATCAGGTCTTTTACGGAATTTTCAGAAACTCTGACACCAAAAGAAAACTTTGATTTTTTAAATAGTTATCTGCAACGTGTAGGTCCTATCATTCGACACAATAATGGATTTATAGATAAATTTATTGGTGATGCAGTAATGGCGCTATTTCCCTATGATATCAATGATGCCGTAAAAGCGGCTGTTGAAATGCAAGATGCCATTCGTATTTACAATGGTCATCGTGCAAACTGTGGATACATACCCATCGAAGTAGGAATTGGAATCCATACCGGAAACCTCACCTTGGGTATATTAGGTGAACATAAAAGAATGGAAGGAACAGTTATTTCTGATGCGGTCAATCTTGCCTCTCGCATTGAAGGAATCACCAAACTTTTCTCTTCTCGCATTGTCATTAGTGCAGATACCTTCATCGAGGCCTCAGAAGGATTGGGTTATCATTATAGATTACTTGACCGTGTGGCAATCAAAGGCAAAACAGATTCTGTGTTTGTTGTGGAGGTTTTAGATGGCTACGAACCAGAAAAAGCAGCAAGGCTCATCGCCATTAAAGATGATTACACTTTAGCATTAGATGCATTCCGCCGGGAAGATTTCGAAGAGGCGATTTATGGCTTTTCAAAACTACTGGATAAAAACCCTGACGATTCTGTTTCCAGGCTGTTTTTGGATCGTTGTCACGAAGCTAAAGAAAAAACTAAAATGGAACTGGGGAGTTAA
- a CDS encoding single-stranded DNA-binding protein, producing MKNLSYVILDGNLTADPEERTIAGGKSLANFTVAVNHTSNNQEGKDKEDVSYFEVEAWEKLGENCVEYLKKGSKVTVMGNLKQNRWKSPEGESRSKIKVTASTVRFDSMRKKETKAA from the coding sequence ATGAAAAATCTATCGTATGTCATTCTGGACGGAAATTTAACCGCAGATCCAGAAGAAAGAACTATTGCGGGAGGAAAGTCATTAGCAAATTTCACAGTTGCTGTGAACCATACTTCCAACAACCAAGAAGGAAAGGATAAGGAAGATGTTTCTTATTTTGAAGTAGAAGCTTGGGAGAAATTAGGAGAGAATTGCGTGGAATACCTAAAAAAAGGGAGTAAGGTGACGGTAATGGGCAACCTAAAACAAAACCGTTGGAAAAGCCCTGAAGGGGAAAGCAGATCTAAAATTAAAGTTACTGCTTCCACGGTTCGCTTTGATAGTATGCGCAAAAAAGAAACAAAGGCTGCTTAA
- a CDS encoding FMN-binding glutamate synthase family protein: MDAPYMDQILTWIETFPLSSTLIGLLTFFVIVFLRDITQKTHTIQRNFPIVGRLRYFLEMIGPELRQYWVAHDKEERPFDRTERSWIYATAKGQNNNFGFGTTEIQYEPGYPIIKHKAFPYPETKAYIYNNDVSCIPCLKVIGPKRKFPYRPYSIINISAMSFGSLGKNAIMALNRGARDSGAYHNTGEGGLSQYHREGADMVWQIGTGYFGARDKSGKFNLEVLKEKVGKNPCIKMIEIKLSQGAKPGKGGILPAKKVNAEIAAIRHVEEGKDCISPNSHSEFTNVKELIQFIEKIASATGLPVGIKSAVGEIEFWEELAREMKQNGEGPDFITIDGGEGGTGAAPLTYADHVSLPFKIGFQRVYTLFQSMGLSEQIVWIGSGKLGFPDRAVVAIAMGCDLINVAREAMLSIGCIQAQKCHTDHCPAGVATQNWWLQRGVDPEIKGKRAAKYIQGFRKELLSLAHSCGYEHPGQFTGQDIEISMGMNRYQTLEGLLGYKRDEVKFTKLQDYTEFPKRQA; this comes from the coding sequence ATGGACGCACCCTATATGGACCAGATACTTACTTGGATTGAAACCTTTCCCCTATCTTCGACACTGATTGGATTGTTAACCTTCTTTGTGATCGTCTTTTTAAGAGACATCACGCAAAAAACGCACACGATTCAGAGAAACTTTCCTATCGTCGGCCGACTCCGTTATTTTTTAGAAATGATCGGGCCAGAGCTTCGACAGTATTGGGTAGCTCACGATAAAGAAGAACGTCCTTTTGACCGAACGGAAAGAAGTTGGATTTATGCCACAGCCAAAGGGCAAAACAATAACTTTGGATTTGGAACTACAGAAATCCAATATGAACCTGGATATCCAATCATCAAACATAAAGCGTTTCCCTATCCAGAAACAAAAGCATATATTTATAACAATGATGTTAGTTGTATTCCTTGCTTAAAAGTGATAGGACCTAAACGTAAGTTTCCTTACAGACCTTATTCAATTATCAATATATCTGCGATGTCTTTTGGTTCTCTTGGAAAAAATGCAATTATGGCGCTGAACCGAGGGGCCAGAGATTCCGGCGCCTATCACAATACAGGCGAAGGTGGCTTGAGCCAATACCATAGGGAAGGTGCTGATATGGTTTGGCAGATTGGTACTGGTTATTTTGGTGCCAGAGACAAATCAGGAAAATTTAATTTAGAAGTTTTGAAAGAGAAAGTTGGAAAGAACCCTTGTATCAAAATGATCGAAATCAAATTATCTCAGGGCGCCAAACCAGGGAAAGGTGGAATCCTACCTGCCAAAAAAGTCAATGCGGAAATTGCGGCGATTCGTCATGTGGAAGAAGGTAAGGATTGTATTTCACCTAACTCACATAGCGAGTTTACAAATGTAAAAGAACTAATCCAATTCATCGAAAAAATTGCTTCCGCCACCGGACTTCCTGTAGGTATTAAAAGTGCCGTCGGTGAAATTGAATTTTGGGAAGAACTTGCTCGTGAAATGAAACAAAACGGAGAAGGACCTGACTTTATCACGATTGATGGTGGAGAAGGTGGAACGGGTGCCGCTCCCCTCACCTATGCGGATCATGTTTCCTTACCTTTTAAAATTGGATTTCAAAGAGTGTATACACTCTTCCAAAGTATGGGTTTGTCGGAACAAATTGTTTGGATTGGATCGGGTAAACTAGGTTTCCCTGACCGTGCCGTGGTTGCGATTGCTATGGGATGTGATCTCATCAATGTGGCAAGAGAAGCCATGTTATCCATTGGCTGTATCCAAGCGCAAAAATGCCATACTGATCATTGTCCTGCCGGCGTTGCTACGCAAAACTGGTGGTTACAAAGAGGAGTTGATCCTGAAATCAAAGGAAAACGTGCCGCAAAATACATCCAAGGATTCCGAAAAGAACTTTTGAGTTTGGCGCATTCCTGCGGATACGAACATCCAGGACAGTTCACTGGACAGGATATTGAAATCAGTATGGGAATGAATCGTTACCAAACCTTAGAAGGATTACTCGGTTACAAACGGGATGAAGTGAAATTTACGAAACTTCAAGACTATACGGAATTTCCTAAACGACAGGCATAA
- the eat gene encoding ethanolamine permease — MKEDQKMHKVLHSVHLWGIAVGLVISGDYFGWNFGWSRASFWEFSFAVVWIATFYVLFALCFTELAASIPQSGGPSAYAKRALGDWFGLVTGYLVLVEFLLAPPAIASALGGYIHFLFPVIPAFGAGMVMFCLLLLINLTGIKQTARFELFVTIVAVFGLLYYLVFLWPHVSLERIPSLPVVSSISWSSVFLSIPFAIWFFLAVEGVALASEEVRNPARDIPIGYTAGIFTLLCLAGFIFVFTASVVDTKEIAELDYPLSYVLQKLYGKEQIWPFIFTFIGLFGLVASLFGIILGNSRLIYAMAKEGYLPTYLSKLSSGSLVPQNAVLSGGVLGIFCMCFLDTAELITMSALGACGMYLLSLVSYFVLRKKEPQMPRPYKAPLYPFLPVIALILGIVACGSVFISEPYLALGVLGFGIVLGIGFYMKQRRV; from the coding sequence ATGAAAGAAGATCAAAAAATGCATAAAGTTCTACATTCTGTCCATTTATGGGGCATCGCTGTGGGTCTTGTCATTTCTGGTGATTATTTTGGCTGGAACTTTGGGTGGTCCCGGGCCAGTTTTTGGGAATTTAGTTTTGCGGTTGTTTGGATTGCCACTTTTTACGTACTATTTGCACTTTGTTTTACTGAACTTGCTGCCAGTATCCCTCAATCAGGAGGTCCTTCCGCATATGCCAAAAGAGCACTTGGTGATTGGTTTGGACTGGTCACTGGTTATTTAGTATTAGTGGAATTTTTATTAGCTCCACCTGCCATAGCATCTGCATTAGGTGGATATATCCATTTTCTTTTCCCAGTGATACCTGCCTTTGGTGCAGGTATGGTTATGTTTTGTTTGTTACTTTTAATCAATCTAACGGGAATCAAACAAACCGCTCGTTTTGAACTTTTCGTTACGATTGTAGCTGTATTTGGACTTTTGTATTATTTGGTTTTTCTTTGGCCTCATGTTTCCTTGGAACGAATTCCCAGTTTACCTGTAGTAAGTTCTATATCTTGGTCATCGGTATTCCTTTCTATACCTTTTGCCATTTGGTTTTTTTTGGCCGTGGAGGGAGTTGCCTTGGCTTCCGAAGAAGTTCGTAATCCTGCTCGTGACATACCGATTGGATACACTGCGGGAATTTTCACCTTACTTTGTTTAGCAGGATTCATTTTTGTTTTCACTGCTTCCGTTGTGGATACCAAAGAAATTGCCGAGTTGGATTATCCTTTATCTTATGTATTACAAAAGTTATATGGCAAGGAACAAATTTGGCCTTTTATTTTTACCTTTATTGGGTTGTTTGGGCTTGTAGCTTCTCTATTTGGAATCATTCTCGGAAACTCGCGATTGATTTATGCAATGGCAAAAGAAGGTTATTTGCCAACTTACCTTTCGAAACTAAGTTCTGGATCTCTTGTTCCCCAAAATGCAGTCCTGAGTGGTGGAGTTTTAGGAATATTTTGTATGTGCTTTTTGGATACCGCTGAACTAATCACCATGTCAGCATTAGGTGCCTGTGGGATGTATCTTTTAAGTTTAGTATCCTATTTTGTTTTGAGAAAGAAAGAACCTCAGATGCCAAGACCTTACAAAGCACCGTTATATCCTTTTTTACCAGTAATTGCACTTATATTAGGGATTGTTGCTTGTGGTTCGGTTTTTATTTCTGAACCTTATTTGGCCCTTGGGGTTTTAGGGTTTGGCATCGTTTTGGGAATTGGTTTTTATATGAAACAAAGGCGGGTTTAA